The DNA segment aataaatcctaaacccacgAATCTATATCTAAACCCGATGAAACCCCAATGAGATAAACCTTCCAAGGATCCAGCTTGCTCTAGCACATTCTTAGCAATGGAGACGACCTCCGGACCGATGCCGTCTCCGGGAAGGAGAGTGATGTTGTACCTCTTTTTCCCAGCGGAATTAACAGCGCAGCATCTTACTCTAAAGGGTGCCGGAGATTGTTTGGTTAGAGCTCTGAACGTAGCCGGAAACTTGACCGGTCGGATATTCGTCTGCAGAGCCGCCGCCATTTCAGGTGATTAAAACAAGGATTCGTCTTTTGAAACTGGTGGTACACTACAGACAGTGAGTGAAATGACATGACAGACActttaaaaaaactttagtTAGGTCTTTGCATGCATCGGTCCttcattttgtatttttcattcATAATCGATCCCACACTTCTTCATATTTGTGATGAAAGCCAAAGAAGTTTGGGTTATCTGTGGGCCTACAAACCAGCCCAATTAATCCGAATAGCAGAAACCAAAAGTCCAATAGGTAATCGGGTCTGCGGACATACCCAATCGAATACGGGTAATCGGATCCCTTCTGGAGAAACTGGTCAAAAAAATAATCTCCCGGACAAACCAACCCTAATTTTGAACGCTGAGAAAATGCTCTTCTCGATATATCTCCGGCGATTCGATCGACTTCGAATCGTTTCTTCACCCTCCGTTCGGCTTCTATCTGCAAAACCAGTTTCCGACGAGAAGCTCCGATGTCAGGCGGACGAGTCCAGCTACGATCAGAAAACAGTATGCGAAGCGATCACATGCTACAGCAACGACTGGCAAAAGGCGTTGGAGTTTTTCAACTGGGTCGAGAAGGAATCCGGATTCCAACACACCACCGAGACGTTCAACCGTATGATCGATGTTCTCGGTAAGTACTTCGAGTTCGATGCTTCCTGGGCTTTGGTTAACCGGATGAAGGAGAACCCGGTTTCGATTCCCAATCACGTCACTTTCCGTATAATCTTTAAGCGTTACGTAACTGCGCATCTCGTTCAGGAGGCGATAGATGCTTACGATAGGTTAGATGATTTCAATTTGAGAGACGAGACGTCTTTTCATAATCTTGTGGATGCGCTTTGCGAGCATAAGCATGTGGTTGAAGCAGAGGAGCTCTGTTTCGGGAAGAGTGTGGTTGGTGTGAGGAATACTACTAAGATTCATAACTTGATTCTTCGCGGGTGGTCTAAGCTGGGATGGTGGGGGAAGTGCAAGGAGTATTGGGAGAAGATGGATCACGAAGGTGTTGTGAAGGATCTGTTTTCGTATTCTATTTACATGGATATTATGTGTAAGAGTGGGAAGCCTTGGAAAGCTGTGAACTTGTACAaggagatgaagaggaagaggatcaAACTCGATGTTGTTGCGTACAACACTGTTATTCGCGCCATTGGAGCATCGGAAGGCGTTGACTTTGGTGTTAGAGTGTTTAAGGAGATGAAGGAGAGAGGCTGTGAGCCTAACGTTGCGACTCATAACACGGTTATTAAGCTTTTATGTGAAGAAGGGAGGGTGAAGGATGCGTATGGGATGCTTGACGAGATGCCTAAGAGAGGTTGTCAGCCGGATTCTattacttatatgtgtttctttGCCCGTATGGAGAAACCGAGCGAGATCTTGGGTCTGTTTGGTAGGATGATAAGGAGCGGGGTTAGGCCGAGGATGGATACTTATGTGATGCTTATGAGGAAGTTTGAGAGATGGGGGTTTCTTCAGCCGGTTTTGCATGTGTGGAAGACGATGAAAGAGTCTGGGGATACTCCTGATTCGGCTGCGTATAACGCTATGATTGACGCTTTGATTCAGAAAGGGATGCTGGAGATGGCTAAGGAGTATGAAGATGAAATGGTTGAAAGAGGGCTATCTCCGAGGAGAAGGCCTGAGTTGGTAGAAACGTCACTAGAAGAAACGCTAGTCTGTAGATAATAGAAAAGTCTGTTGAAGAAactattgtttggttatttGTTCAAAACAGACAAACATGTCCAATGAAGGGGATACAAGTCTTTGGTATGAAGAAGCTTCCTGTGGTTGAAGAAATCGCCCAAAGGTAATCACAGTTTGGCTACATTTGCATTTATTTGATTGAGGAATCTGGTTTCATTTGTGATCATTGATTCTGTTGGAAGCTTGAAAAAGGGGTGGATCAAGTGGGTGAGTGAAGAAACCGTGAGAGCATGAGTCTTGAGCAAGTAAACCTCTTGGTCGAGATTTAGTATAATGTAGTATTTATTTTGAAGTGTAGTTGCCTTTGTTGTATTAGAACTAAATAATGATGAGGTGATTTTTTTGGGTAAGGATATGGAAacgatatgatttttttatcttcATGAAGTCAATCTTAATGCAATTTTCCGTTTCAAAAACAATTGTGTAAAATAAACGATTTACTAATTACTGTATGTTGcatcattttcaaaatttaattgattGTGTAATTAGTTTACAGGGGTACATTAATTCATCAGATTCTTTCCTATAGGCTATAGCAAACTAATGGATATCTGGGGAAGGCGAACCGCGTGAGATTATTTCATTTTGAGAGAATATTGTAGATCACAGCCAATGAGACCTTAACGAGTAACAATTAATATAGGAGAAAAAGAATAACAAGGATGGAGAAAATTATGGAAACATAAATTCCTAAATAAGGGAGATCATAAATAATAAGCTATTcgtttcatcttctttctcctcGATTTCCTGGAGACATTTAAAAGATTCTTGATATATAGAGATACATAAACCCTTTTCTAGAGATTGAAACGTAACCAAACAATCCAAACAaaaagagagacagagagagagagagaggataatGCTTTGTAGCCAAACGCCGACGTTTCATGATCGCCGGCGTCTCCTTCTTATAGGCGTTGCGATCCTGGTCTTTTCCTGTTTGGTTTCTTTCTCTCATGGAGTTTCCTCTTCTAGTCATCATCATCCATCCTCAACCTCATTTCAAGGTTCTTCATAATATTCTctctttattttatgttatgaTGTTTCTATAACAAACAAAACATCTGATAGAAGTTCTATATATTTAATCCATTTTGAAGGATTCAGGAGGCAAATTCAGGAAGGAGCAAATGGGACATTGGTGCTAGCGGCGGAGAGGACACGGCGGCCTGATCCTCTCAacaatttcaatatatataccGATGGTTGGAACGTTACCAATTCTCATTACATCGCCGTGAGTCCCCCACGTTATATTCAGACCAATGCATGTCTTTTTAGGAATTAGGAACAGCCATTAGTTTTGTTCTATGCTCAACTTAGCTGCGTTAAGGCTATGCATTTAGGTTCCGTGTTAAATCATGCAATAAGGGATGGTATCTAGCCAAAAgtaccaaataaaaaatatgaggCTGTAGCAAACTGCATGTTAAAATGTTATATGTTGGTATCTAAAGGTGCGTTTAGACCACTAGGCTAGTTTCAGGACAACTCAAAGAGTAATTGGTATAACTAAAACGTGTGTATAATGTTCTCTTTCAGTCTGTTGGATTTTCCGCTGTTCCGTTCATAGTAATAGCAATCGTGTGGTTCGTGTTTCTCGGACTCTTCCTCATCTGCTCATGCCTCTGTTGCTGTTGCTGCGGTTGCGGCCGCCGGCACTACGGCTACTCTCGCGTCTGCTACACTCTTTCTctcatcttcctcctcctcttcaccGTCGCCGCCGTGTAAACTTCCTCTTCCTTCACTTAATATATACATCTTCAaaccattaattaattattgttttagttCTTGACTAAAAAAATTCGAAaccatgttttttttctttaggatTGGGTCTACGATGTTGTACACTGGGCAAAAAGAGTTCTACGGTAGCGTGGAGAATACGTTTATGTACATTGTGAACCAAGCAACTAAAGTTTTGGGTAAGCTAACGAGCTTGTGGGACTCTATTCAATCTGCTAAAGACATTCAGCTCGATGGACACAACCTCTTTCCTCCTCAGTTTAGAGGTAACATTGATCATTTCAACAACATGATCAAGATGTCCAACATCACTTACCCTGACCGTGTCGCTAACCAGACAATCGGTTATCTCACCGGAGTACTAAACCCTGTGTAAGCATTTGTTACATAGATGACTTGGGTCACAAGTTATAAGTAAAACCTCTGTTTGATTATTGTGGACTTTATAATGTTTCTTCAGGAGATTAGTGTTAAATGTGATTGCTGGTGTTATGCTCGCAATCGCATTCCTTGGACTCTGTAAgtacaaaaattataacattctaactttcaatctgttttaatgcatttgCCTCTATAACATGTTTGTGATTCTTTACAGTGTTTTCCTTCTGTGGACTACGAGTTCTTGTCTACCTGTGAGTCATAGACTTCTTTACAGTCGATATA comes from the Brassica napus cultivar Da-Ae chromosome A7, Da-Ae, whole genome shotgun sequence genome and includes:
- the LOC106354841 gene encoding pentatricopeptide repeat-containing protein At1g80550, mitochondrial-like, which produces MLFSIYLRRFDRLRIVSSPSVRLLSAKPVSDEKLRCQADESSYDQKTVCEAITCYSNDWQKALEFFNWVEKESGFQHTTETFNRMIDVLGKYFEFDASWALVNRMKENPVSIPNHVTFRIIFKRYVTAHLVQEAIDAYDRLDDFNLRDETSFHNLVDALCEHKHVVEAEELCFGKSVVGVRNTTKIHNLILRGWSKLGWWGKCKEYWEKMDHEGVVKDLFSYSIYMDIMCKSGKPWKAVNLYKEMKRKRIKLDVVAYNTVIRAIGASEGVDFGVRVFKEMKERGCEPNVATHNTVIKLLCEEGRVKDAYGMLDEMPKRGCQPDSITYMCFFARMEKPSEILGLFGRMIRSGVRPRMDTYVMLMRKFERWGFLQPVLHVWKTMKESGDTPDSAAYNAMIDALIQKGMLEMAKEYEDEMVERGLSPRRRPELVETSLEETLVCR
- the LOC106356071 gene encoding uncharacterized protein LOC106356071 — translated: MLCSQTPTFHDRRRLLLIGVAILVFSCLVSFSHGVSSSSHHHPSSTSFQGFRRQIQEGANGTLVLAAERTRRPDPLNNFNIYTDGWNVTNSHYIASVGFSAVPFIVIAIVWFVFLGLFLICSCLCCCCCGCGRRHYGYSRVCYTLSLIFLLLFTVAAVIGSTMLYTGQKEFYGSVENTFMYIVNQATKVLGKLTSLWDSIQSAKDIQLDGHNLFPPQFRGNIDHFNNMIKMSNITYPDRVANQTIGYLTGVLNPVRLVLNVIAGVMLAIAFLGLLFSFCGLRVLVYLLVILGWILVTATILLSAVFLVFHNVVADTCTAMDQWVHDPAAESALSQLLPCLDAKTIGDTLDITKTMTSTAVDMTNAYTVNVSNHDEFPPNVPFYHNQSGPLVPLLCNPLDEHRNPRPCAPNEILLANASQIYKGFVCQVNAEGICITQGRLTQASYDQMMGAINVAFTLDHYSPFLASIADCSFVRDTFRDITTKNCPGLTITSQWIYAGLASLSGAVMFSLIFWMIFVRERRHRSHTKKSMVQMNTI